Part of the Athalia rosae chromosome 2, iyAthRosa1.1, whole genome shotgun sequence genome, atatatatatatatatatatccatatatacaatgtatatgTAACGTATCAAACCGATCATGTtgatatacttatgtatattatacataatatacatatgtatactatcTAGTTCCAAGAAAACGAATTATCGTGATATACGTTATCGTTCAACTGTGCTCTATAATGCATACTATACTGTACGTTtgtacaatcaatttttttactcgatttaTGTGTACAGAAaatacgatgataaaaataataaaaataggtCCCATTATAGTAGGCTCGCGTAGTATCTTCAAATGTTAAAAAGTATTATTGGAAGTTGTTcgttcaatattttcttcattttttgttcaccatTGCGCAAAGATTGTGCCGATTTAATACTTGACGTCTTACAAGATTTCGTCTGTTCTTTCTTCTAAAATTTTCCTATCCCGTTTTAAGATTCGATACTAATAATGTATTCCATACCTACCTTGAATTCCATGAACGATCAGATATATATCCTATAATTACGATacattatgattattaattattgaacattgtattaaattttatattcacttCTTGTGGTTGACAATAAACgggtttttataaaatatctgCATTATGATTTATGATtggcaatattttatttaattcttaCAGAATGAtcatgtaaaatatattcatcgaaatgagaaatatttttacaaaaattacgatacctattcaacagaaaaaattcaagtacatCATTTGGGATAACCCCAGGGATCTTTTTTCTGGTCCATCAATGCGAGAGAAGATTCGCATATCTTTCGGAAGATATCGCGCAGTCGTTCTCTCGGAAATACCTGTAAAATATTCGGAATGTCATTCAAAAAACTCTTacctgtgattttttttcgatagttTGGATGGATGAATGGATTTAATGGGGTATCCTGGAAAAAGCGAATTGGGATTTAGAATCAAGGAATCGTCAGCGTTTTACCTTGTAAAGTTGGTGTTGTTCCGAAGCCAATGTATCTGCTAATTGGATGCACTCGGCGTGCTCATTCATCTCAGACATCACCGAATGTAATAGCAATGCGATTTTTGGTACGCATAGTTTTCGCAAATTATCCATTTGATTCTCTCTCAACTGTTCTTCGCGAGAACTATGCTcttcgttattataatttgaaTCAACAAGCCATCCTCCGTCAGGAAAGAGTAAGACGTTGAACAAAAGTTGTTTGACTGCCTGGTagacaacattttttttagcaaTTCGCATCCACGAATCAGAGTTGGCTGAAGAGTAAATACTAGAGTCCTCTTACCTTTGTGTGATGCTGCATGGTGGTCTTCCATCTCTCTAATTCGGCATTGTATTGAGCTTTCTTATGATCGTATGCAACTTTTTCTGTGAAAGTAGCGTACATTGGCAAATCAGGTAACGAACTAGGTTTGCCTTGGTGGAAATGTGTGAACCATTCCATGAACCCTTCTTGGGCATCTAGATATGCCTTGTAACATAAGTACTCGCGAATTGACACTGATGCCTTTTTGGATAAATTATTTGTCATTGTCAGATTTGCTATTGTCCCATCCATAGTTGGATACTCTGACATAATAACTTCGATTGAATCCGTTGGAATCTACatttaatattattcatcATTGTGATTATGACAACGTCCAAAAATGCAAGttccaaaaaattctcaattacCTTGTTCAATGCTTTTCTGGCCGCATCTACTTTCTcgttggaaagaaaatatcttATCAGGGCATTTGCCTGCCATAAGGCTTCCTCCCGTTGACTTTGATAAAACACAACCCAGTCTAAGGCATTGATCTTCTCCATATCACTTTCAGTAATGGTACCCTTGACGTCTGAGGAACTTGAGTCCTCATTTTTTTGccttatattttcaacgactaGTTTGGTTATTGCCTCTATATGCAAATTGGTTGCTTCAGCTGCGGCGATGCAGCGTTTCCTTAATTCGTAATCCTGAACATTTTCCAAGAAGCGTGCATAGGTGGTTATTTGCTCTTCCTGTGGTAGCGTAGCTGTATAAAAGGCTACCAAATTCGGATCACCCATTTCGATCAATATCTGTACATAAGCTGCTAATACTTTGTGGCCGATTCTGTCGTTCGTGTTTTTACCAATTTGCCGCAGAAACAAAGTTAAATGAGCTAAGAATCGTAAAAATTGAGAGGTACATGTGCCCGAGTCTACAAGAATCTCAATTTCTTCCATGAGTTTAGGAATTTCGTCgagaatcaaatatttttgtattatatgATCAGGCTTGTTTGATTGTTCGcgaatattcgaatatttggaCGCTTGCAATGCGTCGAATATATCTTTAAtgtccattttatttttccagtaTTCTTCTCGCATTGGAGTATAGCTTTTTAATACTGCGCCTCTGATTTCAGATTCTACTGTAATATCAAGTAATGTCTTAACATGTGCCCATAAGGCATCCTGCCAAGATTTTGATATCGTTAAAAGCTGCTGAAGATTCCCACATAAACTGGCGTATATGGCACGGTAGTATTCACCTGAATCCAATGCAAAAACGTGATCGTAGTTGTGTAGTTCAAcacgcaaaaaaaatcgttccatATCGGAAGCACCATCTTGCTTTGCACTCACCTACGCGCTTGTCTTCGGATAATTCCCAAGCACACAACTTCCAGAGGCTTCTGTTGGGGTTTCCTTCTATAGGAAGTTTTGTATCAGGTAATGGGTTTGTATAATTCGGATCATGATGAGGTGTCCATCCCAATAAACAGGCAGCTTTCCATGGTTGCCCACAATGAACGGCTAAGGCCTGGGCTTCTTGTAAGCGCCCGCACCTCACCTGAGTAGAAAGAATTTGTGATATCATTTTGGAAACAATTTCCGCTCGGTATTATAGTGAACCAGAAggctgaaaattggcaataATTAACAAGCAAGAGTTACATTTTCCACTGATCGTACCTCTAAaaacattcttttttccaatctAATGTCATCTTCTCTGTCTAAGTCGTGTAAAGGCCTGCCTTCACGTATTGGTGCATCGGGGTCCAATGATGTAACAATAGGCCTTGATGATTTGAAAGTTATTCCTGATTTTCGGTTCTGTAGTTGATGCAATGTGTTTTCCCAAGCTACCGTTTTATCAGTGAAATATTCTATCATGGGTAATCTATCTGCTTGGTCAGAGGCATTTTTTTCTAGCCAATCTACAATCAGCTGAAATTCTGTCACCAAAGGTTCAGTTTTGTACAAATTCTCTACGACATCTTTTTCAGAGATATTCGATTTCAAGTCTATTTCCATTTGCGATTGGAAGTTTGATGTACTTATGCGGTGTTGGTACAAGCAATACACCAAACGCCAggtgtttctttcattttccaaatttacTTCTTCATCAGATATCTGTGTGCTTTCCACTTTGGACTGTAAGCCTGTTTAAATAGAAACTCAGtcttttcaatttaaattATCACCCTATCTAAATCTTGGAGAATCTCAGAGCACTGCAAGATCAGATTTCTAACAATGCAAATCCAGTATTAAATACATACCTCTCATAAATTCCAGAGTATCAGTACAAGTCTGTATGAAATCTGTAATGGTGTCAAATATTTGTGGGAGAGAAGTATGAACTTGCATGCTCTCTAGGAATTCATGAAACAGTTTAACATTAGCTTCCCGCCAAGGTTCATTTGCTCTGAGAATTATGCCTGTGGCGGCTGAATCATCCATAAGTTCCCGTAAGGTCAGATCAGTTTTTTCAGTAGTATTCATTATGTCCCGCAGTTCGTGGGGGGCCATTGTAATGGAAGTTTCAAAGTCTTCATAGTCATTTCTCATCAACAATTTGTTATTGAAATATGATCCCTGGACTCTTGGGCTTTTCACACCGAGTGTGAATGATCTTGATTCATCGGCAATATTTCGAGAGATGTCATCGATAGAATCTGAGCGCTTTTCTAAATTGTAGTTAGGCTGTAGAGAGATACGTTTAGGCATCGTACTCTTTGTAGATAACCTCAACAGCGATTTTCTTTGAGCTTTTTCCGACCCAAGCAATTTAATAGAATGCTCTAAGTCATCGGTTGTGCCACGTGAAGATTCCATGGTCAAATTATCTGCCAAGTTTTTCACCATTAGAGTAAGAAATTCAACTACTAACCTTAAAATTAACACGAGTCTGAGGGCCTGATAGTTTGATACCTCTTTATCTCACTGTTGAAAGAACACAGTCTTTAGATTTTTTAACTTGTCATCATCCTTGTTACTTGATAAATTATTGGAGGATTTATATATGAATTAACCGAGCACAGATAAATTTGCGAGACGCCGGTACAACACCGTTGAACAGCTTTTCAAACTGTGGTTTAAATCGCATCACTGAATCGGAATAGGTTGCAAATCGAACGGTGATGGCTGAGGGTGAGTTCGATAAAACATGACGTTGATAAACAAACAAGTATATAGTGATTTTCATAAAATGATTGAAACTTTTTGAACTAGAAAACTTATTTAATTGGATCTACGAGTTTACTCTTGAAACATTTTCATACAATTATGCTACGTCAAGCACTGTTGTAAATTTCTAACCTCCGAAAAGTCGTTTGCCTAGTATGCATGAATACTAAACACAGACCTGGTGTTCACTTATTTACCTTATCTTCTTACAGAAGTGGAGAAGAGCCTGCTGGTTATAGTACTGGATACTAATCCGGTTCAGAAATTTGTTCGCCAAGATACAAGAATATTAACACAATGCCTGGACTCGGTCATAGTATTTGCAAATGCTCATTTAATGCAGAAATCAAACAATCAGCTCGCCGTGATGGCTTGCCATTCACATTCATCTACTTTCCTGTATCCTGATGATAAACCGACAGAAATCAGACAAACCGATGGGCAGTATGAAGGTTTCACACTAGTCGAAAGAATGGTCAggcaaaatttgcaaaaattagTCAACGAAATTTCCACAAATAAACCTCTCAATACCGAGAGTTTAATTGGCGGCGCTCTGGCAATGGCCCTGTGCTACATTGTTAGACTAGAACGTGAAAAGGCTGCTGGTGAAAAAATCCATTCCAGAATTCTAGTCATAACTGGTAGCAATGATTCCGCTTCTCAATACATGAATTACATGAATGTATTCTTCACTGCACAAAAActggtgaataaatttaatttttctcaggTTCTAATTGCTTGAATTAACAAACATTGAATCAGAAAACCAATTGTATACCCTTGATAATTGACGGATGacggatttatttttcagggaGTGGTAATTGACGTGTGCAGTTTAGATCAAGAACTGGGATTGCTTCAGCAAGGGTGCGATATAACAGGTGGAAATTATCTGAAGATACCACAGCTGGCTGGACTCCTGCAGTATTTACTGGTAATATCAGGTTCCATAATATTTCATCATATTTGTATCAAGTCCTCTGCTAATGTCTGaatgtttccaatttttatcagTGGGTCTTTCTGCCAGATCCTAACATTCGGTCAAAACTAGTTTTACCTCCTCCGGTTAAGGTAGATTACCGAGCTGCCTGTTTTTGCCATCGAGAGCTAGTGGATATTGGATTTGTTTGTTCCGTGTGTCTTTCAAGTGAGATTAtcattgcaatttttttattcctaagACCGTATTTTAGTTTGATTCAGAGTTTCCCATTAATTCAATTCTGCTTTTTACAGTATTCTGCAAATTCAGCCCCATCTGCACTACGTGTCAGTGAGTATATTGCTAATATATGCATTTAATATTACAGAATAGGTATGCATGCAAATTCCTGATAACTATACAGCTGACCTTTTATCTTTCACAGCACCGTTTTCAAAATGCCTGGTCCCATACCaacgaagatgaagaagaagaaaaaaaattccgacatAGTTCATTAATCGTTAAGttattcattcgattattattatttattgatcatatggtttatcaaattttttcaataaaaacttttgtaaaaaaataattaatttaaaaagtTGTTTTTCGATATTTGACGTACATGATTGAACCTCTCTCgcccaaaaaaaatttgcacatGTTTTCTGCTTCTACCCTTAATCATATGAGCATGGAAGTGAGCCCCGTTTTCTCATTATTCTACGATATACTTCAAAGATTTGCCAGTCATCACTTACAAAGCGTTCGAGGTACAGGTAAGAAAAAAGTGTCGAGTCACGAACAAAGCGCTGTTTCACCAAACGAGGAACAACCAAGACTATAACAATGTACCTATCAGAGATCGAGTAAAGGTATCAAGCCCGATAACACTCACGTAATTGAAAAGTAGTCAAATATGCCTGTACAATTTGCCCTCCAG contains:
- the LOC105685817 gene encoding nuclear pore complex protein Nup107, whose translation is MESSRGTTDDLEHSIKLLGSEKAQRKSLLRLSTKSTMPKRISLQPNYNLEKRSDSIDDISRNIADESRSFTLGVKSPRVQGSYFNNKLLMRNDYEDFETSITMAPHELRDIMNTTEKTDLTLRELMDDSAATGIILRANEPWREANVKLFHEFLESMQVHTSLPQIFDTITDFIQTCTDTLEFMRGLQSKVESTQISDEEVNLENERNTWRLVYCLYQHRISTSNFQSQMEIDLKSNISEKDVVENLYKTEPLVTEFQLIVDWLEKNASDQADRLPMIEYFTDKTVAWENTLHQLQNRKSGITFKSSRPIVTSLDPDAPIREGRPLHDLDREDDIRLEKRMFLEVRCGRLQEAQALAVHCGQPWKAACLLGWTPHHDPNYTNPLPDTKLPIEGNPNRSLWKLCAWELSEDKRVGEYYRAIYASLCGNLQQLLTISKSWQDALWAHVKTLLDITVESEIRGAVLKSYTPMREEYWKNKMDIKDIFDALQASKYSNIREQSNKPDHIIQKYLILDEIPKLMEEIEILVDSGTCTSQFLRFLAHLTLFLRQIGKNTNDRIGHKVLAAYVQILIEMGDPNLVAFYTATLPQEEQITTYARFLENVQDYELRKRCIAAAEATNLHIEAITKLVVENIRQKNEDSSSSDVKGTITESDMEKINALDWVVFYQSQREEALWQANALIRYFLSNEKVDAARKALNKIPTDSIEVIMSEYPTMDGTIANLTMTNNLSKKASVSIREYLCYKAYLDAQEGFMEWFTHFHQGKPSSLPDLPMYATFTEKVAYDHKKAQYNAELERWKTTMQHHTKAVKQLLFNVLLFPDGGWLVDSNYNNEEHSSREEQLRENQMDNLRKLCVPKIALLLHSVMSEMNEHAECIQLADTLASEQHQLYKVFPRERLRDIFRKICESSLALMDQKKDPWGYPK
- the LOC105685818 gene encoding general transcription factor IIH subunit 3 isoform X1, with amino-acid sequence MAEEVEKSLLVIVLDTNPVQKFVRQDTRILTQCLDSVIVFANAHLMQKSNNQLAVMACHSHSSTFLYPDDKPTEIRQTDGQYEGFTLVERMVRQNLQKLVNEISTNKPLNTESLIGGALAMALCYIVRLEREKAAGEKIHSRILVITGSNDSASQYMNYMNVFFTAQKLGVVIDVCSLDQELGLLQQGCDITGGNYLKIPQLAGLLQYLLWVFLPDPNIRSKLVLPPPVKVDYRAACFCHRELVDIGFVCSVCLSIFCKFSPICTTCHTVFKMPGPIPTKMKKKKKNSDIVH
- the LOC105685818 gene encoding general transcription factor IIH subunit 3 isoform X2, whose translation is MQKSNNQLAVMACHSHSSTFLYPDDKPTEIRQTDGQYEGFTLVERMVRQNLQKLVNEISTNKPLNTESLIGGALAMALCYIVRLEREKAAGEKIHSRILVITGSNDSASQYMNYMNVFFTAQKLGVVIDVCSLDQELGLLQQGCDITGGNYLKIPQLAGLLQYLLWVFLPDPNIRSKLVLPPPVKVDYRAACFCHRELVDIGFVCSVCLSIFCKFSPICTTCHTVFKMPGPIPTKMKKKKKNSDIVH